The Halorientalis sp. IM1011 genome window below encodes:
- a CDS encoding ATP-binding protein yields the protein MSQFYQDATPDHAQLLPTKDTLTALKSDVTLESAILELCDNSLDAWKRSSNRTTSTQIEIEVNEGRDQTELVIRDTAGGIPREDAAMLFGLGKTAKNEVPGAIGTFGVGAKKSLVNLGLPFHIVSRHESADIGWTYRITEEWFEDDEDWTVPVHDAEDIPPGTTEIHIEDLNYNWSEETAEGLRDRLGRAYNLFLSEEMQKIRGTDYELNITVDGQSVEPEGMPDWSYPPFDGLHARRYENIELDIEEFDEVVHLHITVGLLTKKDNQKAGTDIYCQERKVAGRLRDDQGGFGTGKDRLGNFNPRHQRLKVIVELETEGDGQALPWDTQKSSIDRHNPLMRGTDHCRGVYNWLRRTVQAYFDMDADRVPRAFLEPYGADHPAAANGGKPEVHDYSGRSHVTNEHRPDTDIPKVKLVTQKAQSDATLLISRENAIDSGLVDAYNIQLEHESDRNRENLTQVTSEPPEEAIKHPHEIANQIGELANRHYDYGVYHPDELEDWEAARYNSFMERHGKQDLRIVDELSEDLPASRAELSVADRSQAATEHGAAVYTAKELEDDSKTSEDAEIFLVLGGDGEDERGSKVVDTTRRELISQLDIDHSASDEVLWEELKQRLNDTLN from the coding sequence ATGTCCCAGTTCTACCAGGATGCTACCCCTGACCATGCTCAACTCCTCCCCACAAAGGATACTCTCACTGCGCTCAAGTCTGATGTCACGCTTGAATCGGCCATCCTAGAATTGTGTGATAATTCACTTGATGCATGGAAACGCTCCAGCAATCGAACGACATCTACACAAATCGAAATTGAAGTCAATGAGGGCAGAGATCAAACGGAACTGGTCATTCGAGACACCGCGGGTGGCATTCCTCGAGAAGATGCCGCAATGCTCTTTGGACTCGGCAAAACTGCAAAGAACGAGGTCCCTGGTGCAATTGGTACGTTCGGTGTGGGGGCAAAAAAGAGTTTAGTGAACTTGGGCCTCCCATTTCATATTGTCTCACGACACGAGTCCGCAGATATCGGTTGGACCTACCGTATTACCGAAGAGTGGTTTGAGGATGATGAGGATTGGACGGTGCCGGTCCATGATGCAGAGGACATTCCACCGGGAACAACTGAGATCCACATTGAGGATCTCAACTACAACTGGAGCGAAGAAACTGCTGAAGGACTCCGCGACCGTCTGGGCAGGGCTTATAACCTCTTTCTGAGCGAAGAGATGCAAAAAATCCGAGGTACAGACTATGAGCTGAATATTACTGTCGATGGCCAGTCGGTCGAACCAGAGGGCATGCCTGACTGGTCCTATCCTCCATTCGATGGACTTCATGCTCGCCGATATGAGAACATCGAATTGGATATCGAAGAGTTCGATGAGGTTGTCCACCTACATATTACGGTTGGACTATTGACGAAGAAAGACAACCAGAAGGCCGGCACGGATATCTATTGTCAGGAGCGAAAAGTTGCGGGCCGACTTCGGGATGATCAGGGCGGGTTTGGGACTGGCAAAGATCGACTTGGCAATTTCAACCCTCGCCACCAACGTCTTAAGGTGATCGTTGAATTAGAAACTGAGGGCGACGGCCAAGCACTGCCATGGGACACACAGAAGTCCTCAATCGACAGGCACAATCCGCTAATGCGCGGGACCGATCATTGTCGCGGAGTCTACAACTGGCTCCGGAGAACGGTCCAGGCATACTTCGATATGGATGCAGATCGAGTTCCACGTGCCTTCTTGGAGCCATATGGCGCAGATCATCCCGCGGCAGCAAACGGGGGAAAGCCAGAAGTCCACGACTATTCTGGCCGGTCGCATGTGACAAATGAACACCGTCCAGATACGGACATACCGAAAGTCAAATTGGTGACGCAAAAGGCGCAGTCAGATGCTACTTTGCTGATCTCCCGTGAGAATGCTATTGACAGCGGCCTGGTCGATGCATACAATATTCAGCTCGAACATGAGAGTGACCGAAACCGCGAGAACCTGACTCAGGTTACCTCGGAGCCACCTGAAGAGGCAATCAAACACCCACACGAAATAGCGAATCAAATTGGTGAACTGGCAAACCGCCACTATGACTATGGGGTCTATCACCCTGATGAGTTGGAAGACTGGGAGGCTGCTCGCTACAATTCATTCATGGAGCGACACGGTAAACAGGATCTGAGAATCGTTGATGAACTTTCCGAAGATCTCCCGGCCTCTCGGGCTGAATTGTCTGTAGCAGACAGGAGTCAGGCCGCGACTGAACATGGCGCTGCCGTCTATACGGCTAAAGAACTTGAGGACGACTCAAAAACAAGTGAGGACGCCGAGATTTTCTTGGTATTAGGTGGCGATGGCGAGGATGAACGGGGGTCTAAAGTAGTGGACACTACGCGTCGCGAGCTAATTAGTCAACTTGATATCGACCATTCAGCATCTGATGAAGTCCTCTGGGAAGAATTGAAACAACGGCTCAATGATACGCTGAACTGA
- a CDS encoding Dam family site-specific DNA-(adenine-N6)-methyltransferase — MADPILRWAGGKRQIIDDIVTRLPPSRDYNDYYEPFFGGGAVFFELKPSNAFINDINETLMDFYELFKNNLDYIIRENKKLDDALNRYSTLDAKKEFYYTRRREFNELQNGCCEDELREAVLFLFLNRTCFNGLYRTNEKGDFNVPMKKKVILTESIEEKLKEGHKVLQNAEITSQDFEYIEEEVEEGDLIFLDPPYISNSDARYFNQYSTGGFGRDRQIDVRDLALKLHHRGAYVMITNSDEAEDLYRSDGEFMENFRMMELEAARSINSDSSQRSQIGATDIIVTNSPQFWEQREFDAYR; from the coding sequence ATGGCAGACCCGATCTTGCGTTGGGCTGGCGGGAAACGCCAGATTATCGACGACATAGTCACTAGGCTCCCACCCTCAAGAGACTATAATGACTATTACGAGCCGTTCTTTGGTGGTGGTGCTGTCTTCTTTGAACTGAAGCCGAGCAACGCGTTCATTAACGACATCAATGAGACGCTGATGGACTTCTATGAGCTGTTCAAAAATAATCTAGACTATATAATTAGAGAAAATAAGAAGCTGGACGATGCCCTCAATCGCTATAGCACACTTGACGCAAAGAAAGAATTCTATTATACCCGTAGAAGAGAGTTCAACGAGTTGCAGAACGGATGTTGTGAGGATGAACTGCGGGAGGCAGTTCTCTTTCTCTTCTTGAATCGGACGTGTTTCAATGGTCTCTACCGCACCAACGAGAAGGGTGACTTCAATGTCCCAATGAAAAAGAAGGTTATCCTGACCGAATCAATCGAAGAAAAGCTTAAAGAAGGGCACAAGGTTTTACAAAATGCGGAGATAACATCACAAGACTTCGAATATATCGAGGAAGAAGTCGAAGAAGGGGACCTAATTTTCCTGGATCCACCATACATAAGCAATTCTGACGCACGCTACTTTAACCAGTACAGCACCGGTGGATTTGGGAGAGATCGACAAATTGATGTCCGAGATCTCGCTCTAAAACTTCATCATCGGGGTGCGTATGTGATGATTACGAACTCTGATGAAGCCGAAGATCTGTACCGCAGCGATGGCGAGTTCATGGAAAACTTCAGAATGATGGAACTCGAAGCTGCTCGGTCAATCAACAGCGACTCGTCTCAGCGCTCGCAAATTGGAGCTACTGATATTATTGTCACGAATTCGCCACAATTCTGGGAACAAAGAGAATTTGATGCTTACAGATAA
- the dptF gene encoding DNA phosphorothioation-dependent restriction protein DptF, whose protein sequence is MAIVGGHTDEDTLREGLYVEQDQDENIADFFDNEYENDGRLLILTGSAGDGKSALLARGYEKAKGNIPEERVKMDATEARRRDENYSDRLTSFFDTIESDIQSESGPRSAIAINYGLAIDYFQRKGMADTFDEIWGAIDESQNELFYESTEHNISVLNLSHRETYETAPESLGEGLVYDLIDRFDPMNENSPFTEAYEREKSECPAGDDCPLQYNIRQLSTTSVKRQLARLFAGWSVVTGSYLNPRTIIDNIASLLLPKSQPHDRDHEVCPIGAALENGTTTAHPEDLIWNATFDTLGTNNRNEASKIDPASHTTFAIDQQALEWATGANGTEEALPSLPAVEFDESVERVRTVLRKQYLNMGDGKTILDKPTFQEFAAALTYFNNGRPQEHVSRTQELLSTVQKALGGWTGRQRGDGLVEFIDAKRSASYRYLSDWEQPEFDADKCAEETESLAVPGRLKLMAEPSSSEEPLIPIPISFNIYQLLTQVSEGYTPNATDLNQSHAIRVLHSRLEDFTNKREKVVVEGRSNETKVTIEDDNLALRISREGSK, encoded by the coding sequence GTGGCAATCGTTGGCGGCCATACTGACGAAGATACCCTCCGTGAGGGGTTGTACGTGGAACAAGATCAGGATGAAAACATTGCTGATTTTTTTGATAATGAGTACGAGAACGATGGGCGACTGCTGATACTAACCGGGAGTGCTGGTGACGGCAAGAGTGCCTTGCTAGCCCGTGGCTATGAGAAGGCTAAAGGAAACATTCCAGAAGAGCGCGTTAAGATGGACGCGACAGAGGCACGACGACGGGACGAGAATTATTCTGACAGACTCACCTCTTTTTTTGACACAATCGAATCTGACATTCAGTCCGAGTCCGGGCCAAGAAGTGCGATTGCTATCAACTACGGTCTTGCCATCGACTATTTCCAGCGGAAAGGGATGGCAGACACATTTGATGAGATCTGGGGTGCAATAGATGAATCACAGAATGAACTTTTCTACGAGTCGACCGAGCACAATATTTCCGTACTCAATTTGAGCCATCGCGAAACATACGAGACTGCCCCTGAGTCGTTGGGTGAGGGGTTAGTTTACGACCTGATTGATCGGTTTGATCCAATGAACGAAAATAGCCCGTTCACAGAGGCTTATGAACGAGAAAAGTCAGAGTGTCCTGCCGGCGATGACTGCCCACTTCAATACAACATCCGGCAACTCTCGACCACATCAGTCAAAAGGCAACTCGCACGGTTGTTTGCAGGCTGGAGTGTGGTCACAGGTTCGTATCTGAATCCACGGACCATCATTGACAATATCGCCTCGCTCCTCCTCCCAAAATCCCAGCCTCACGATCGGGATCATGAGGTCTGTCCTATCGGAGCTGCATTAGAGAATGGGACCACAACTGCTCACCCAGAGGACCTCATATGGAATGCGACATTCGATACACTGGGGACAAACAATCGGAATGAAGCCAGTAAGATTGATCCCGCAAGTCACACAACATTTGCCATTGATCAACAAGCGTTGGAGTGGGCAACTGGAGCTAACGGGACCGAAGAGGCACTACCCTCGCTTCCAGCCGTTGAGTTTGACGAGTCAGTCGAACGCGTTCGTACAGTGTTGCGAAAGCAATACCTGAACATGGGTGACGGGAAGACTATCCTTGACAAGCCAACATTTCAAGAGTTTGCTGCCGCACTGACGTACTTCAATAACGGTAGGCCGCAAGAACATGTAAGCCGGACACAGGAATTACTCAGTACTGTTCAGAAGGCTCTAGGTGGCTGGACCGGCCGGCAGAGAGGCGATGGCCTGGTTGAGTTCATTGACGCAAAGCGGTCCGCATCATATCGATATCTCTCGGACTGGGAACAGCCCGAGTTTGATGCCGATAAGTGCGCTGAGGAGACCGAATCGCTAGCCGTTCCTGGACGTCTCAAACTAATGGCTGAGCCGTCGAGCAGCGAAGAGCCACTCATTCCGATCCCGATCTCATTCAATATCTATCAGCTGCTGACACAGGTGAGTGAAGGGTATACCCCCAATGCAACCGACCTTAATCAGTCGCATGCTATCAGGGTGCTCCACTCACGCTTGGAAGACTTCACGAACAAACGAGAAAAGGTGGTCGTAGAGGGACGGTCAAATGAAACAAAAGTGACTATCGAGGACGACAATCTTGCGCTGCGAATATCTCGGGAGGGTAGCAAATGA
- the dptG gene encoding DNA phosphorothioation-dependent restriction protein DptG, with amino-acid sequence MTYSGFGFVPEFDSAPGRTNQRAYFPVSISATVREATFSETLSGILDAAPSHEIADLEKSFKDLPALDGDDETAEELWNAFTSGYGVSAKGFGRKNDEADYLVPFNHAVASAIEIDQRRWSRLYWLLMTDPGDGVVEDLHSEFVEGLFDMDISNLLEEIVISGIENLEGVELASDATEILSNQTPIEIDPLVPGCAEAFREDLKAWLNVRESESASRWMLGLRDILNYHYMMYVIQTAYTLQEEYETIKDGPPYEYSFDIIPVPFGLASETASESREFVDAWKGDGLSRALYDSWGRLAVLNHVVSVAMDSGNQIDAKPYTLSEALEAFPDELQQDVIDRLLDEFPDDQRPDVDSDLGDVAIRFTHSVRRYYENMGKTPSSQTAYSAGENSVRDLGTGAERQFIERRRGVGTILRLDRGSLRLFARLFDARKQRGHIDEFWEYMRGRGIRFDRRSKEEVISQLEAMGLLQKQSDSGEAMYVETL; translated from the coding sequence ATGACATATAGTGGATTTGGATTCGTTCCAGAATTCGATTCTGCACCTGGCCGAACAAATCAGCGCGCGTACTTCCCGGTATCAATATCCGCGACAGTCCGAGAAGCAACATTCTCCGAGACACTATCCGGAATCTTAGATGCCGCTCCCAGCCACGAAATTGCTGATTTGGAGAAGTCATTCAAAGACCTGCCAGCACTGGACGGCGATGACGAGACAGCCGAAGAGTTGTGGAATGCTTTCACCTCTGGATATGGTGTCTCAGCTAAAGGATTTGGTCGAAAAAACGATGAAGCGGACTACCTTGTGCCATTCAATCACGCTGTAGCGTCAGCAATTGAGATCGACCAACGTCGCTGGTCTCGCCTCTATTGGCTACTGATGACTGATCCAGGGGATGGTGTCGTTGAGGATCTCCACTCAGAATTCGTTGAGGGTCTCTTCGATATGGATATATCAAACCTTCTAGAGGAAATTGTTATTAGCGGGATCGAGAATCTAGAGGGTGTTGAATTGGCGTCAGATGCTACTGAAATTCTCTCCAACCAGACGCCGATTGAGATTGATCCGCTCGTACCGGGGTGTGCGGAAGCATTTCGCGAGGATCTCAAGGCTTGGCTCAATGTCCGAGAATCTGAATCTGCCTCCCGGTGGATGCTTGGACTGCGCGATATCCTCAACTACCACTATATGATGTATGTCATTCAAACCGCCTACACTCTCCAAGAGGAATACGAGACGATCAAAGATGGGCCACCGTATGAATACTCATTTGACATCATCCCAGTGCCGTTTGGGTTAGCGAGTGAAACTGCATCCGAATCCAGAGAATTCGTGGATGCCTGGAAAGGTGATGGTCTATCGAGGGCCCTGTACGACTCCTGGGGGCGGCTTGCGGTACTAAATCACGTAGTGAGCGTTGCGATGGACTCCGGAAATCAGATTGACGCAAAACCATACACACTCTCGGAAGCACTTGAAGCCTTCCCAGATGAACTCCAACAGGACGTCATCGATCGGTTACTCGATGAATTCCCTGATGATCAACGACCTGACGTCGACTCGGATCTGGGAGACGTAGCGATCAGGTTCACACACTCAGTTCGCCGATACTACGAAAACATGGGTAAGACACCGTCATCACAAACTGCCTATTCGGCAGGCGAGAACTCGGTTCGCGATCTTGGAACAGGTGCAGAACGACAATTTATAGAGCGACGTCGGGGTGTCGGAACGATTCTCCGACTGGACAGAGGCAGTCTTCGGCTGTTTGCTCGGCTCTTTGACGCTCGAAAGCAACGGGGTCATATAGACGAGTTCTGGGAGTATATGCGAGGGCGAGGAATTAGATTTGACCGCCGGTCAAAAGAAGAGGTAATCTCACAATTAGAGGCAATGGGACTGCTGCAGAAGCAAAGCGACAGTGGGGAGGCAATGTATGTCGAGACCCTTTGA